The segment ACGCCCGCCTCGTGCAACATGCGCAACGTTAGGCCCTTTCGCTGTGGCGCAACCTGCACGCGGATGCCCCGCCCATTGGCGCTGACGGTCAGGCCATGTTGCGTGAGCAGTTGGGCAGCGGCCTCTATGCCATCGGGTGGCAAATAGAGGTGCAGGGTAGCCATTCGTCCGATGCGCTGTCCTATTTCGTGTGGCGGCGCATCAACAACCAGCTCACCCCCTTCGAGCAGCAACACGCGGTCGGCGAGTGCCGTCACTTCTTCCAGTCGATGAGATGAAAAGACCAGGGTTTTGCCGGCATGTTTTAATTGCAACAACAGCGCCAGAAAATCTTCGCGAGCGCGGATGTCGAGATTGGCCGTTGGCTCGTCAAGAATCAGCAATGGCGGATCCGCCAGCAACGCCAGCGCCAGCGCCAGCCGTTGCTTGAGACCCCCGCTGAGGTCACCGACGCATTTATCGCGGTGCGGCTGCAACGCCAGCCGTTCGAGCAGGTTCTCGGTGCGGCTATCAACCACTACTTTCTTGAGGGCAGCATAGAAGGCAACTGTTTCCCGCACCGTCATGTCATCGTGGAAGGTCAGTTCCTGCGGCACAAATCCGATCAATCGTCGCACCGCTTTGCCCTGCCGTGCCACATTGAGTCCGCCAACGGTTATAGCACCTTCAAACGGGATGAGGTTGAGCAGGCAGTGCAGGGCAGTGGTCTTCCCCGCGCCATTCGCGCCCCAGAAGGCAACTGCTTCGCCGGAGCGAATCGTCACACTCAGGTCATTGACGGCAGTCAGGTTGCCGAAGCGTTTGGTAAGATGGTCAATCGTTATCATCATCACATCCGTGGGGGCAGCAGATCGTTCTCCGGGTCGCGTCCTCTTTTGTCGTCGCGCCACCTTTACCTGTGTCAGGCTGATGAGTGTCAGCGCCCCGAGGAGCAAGCCACCCGTCGTCAGCACCCAGCCGGTCGCCGCGACTTTGGGGAGGGGGGGTGCATCGGGGATGCTGGGGGCAAGCAGGGGGTGGGTATCGACCAGTTTGGGCTGCGGCTTGACGATGGGAAAGGCACGTGAGGCGAAGTCAAGCGCCGCCGTGGCCGGACTGTATAGAAAGAGGCGCAGTTCGGGGCGGCGGGCGGTCATACTTTCAAAGAGGCGATCTGATTGGTAGGGGAAGTCGCCGCGCAAATCGCCATCGGCATCGTAACCGGCGTAGTCGCTCCAGTAATTGCCGGTGTTCCCCACCGTCCAATTGTTGGCATTGACGAGCGAGCCGCCGCCGGTGATCGAGACCTGTTCTTCGTTTTCCACAAAGCTGTTATCGCTTATGTCGTTGTGGCGCACCGCCGGCAGCAGTTCAATGCCGATGTCGTTGTAGGCGAATAGATTGCCGGCAATCTGGCCGATACTGTCTACTTCACGCGGCGACCCGTCCACGTATGCGCCCACACGGTTGTCGAGGAAAAGATTGTTTTGCACGACCGCGTCATCCATGTCCTTGAGGCCGATGCCATAGCCGCTGGGGCCGCGATTGCGGGCGACGGTGTTGTGTCGCATGGTCATGCGCCGACTGTACATCAGGAAAGCCCCGACTGAGTTGTCGAGCAGGCTGTTGCGTTCGATCAGGGCGTCGTCGCAATACATGAAGTGCAGGCCGTAGCGTCCGTGGCTGATGCTGTTGCCCCGCACCGTTAACCGTTCCGAGTACCACAGCACGACGTCGCGCCCGCGGATGACGGTGTTGCTTTCGATGATCACGTCGTTGCTGTACCAGACACGGATCGGGTCGCCGCGGCGCTGCACGGCCAGGTCTTTGCTGCTGATCTGGTTGTTGCGCAAGATGGTGCGGTCGGCCTGGCGCAAATAGATGCCGAACAGTGTTTCTTCAAGGCGATTATTTTCAATCAGGGCATCTGGCGACTCGACGGCGATGCCGGCATTTTCCTGATCGAGGACCTGCCCACTGTGGCGTACAACAAAGCCGCGCAAAGTCACATGGGGCGCGGTGATTTG is part of the Ardenticatenales bacterium genome and harbors:
- the nosD gene encoding nitrous oxide reductase family maturation protein NosD, yielding MIKRLWLVVLIGLIMGGAVSAETTSTLSAADLRAALDAAKAGDTLEIHGGVYDGPLTIDKPITLIGVDWPVVDGGDLGTVIQITAPHVTLRGFVVRHSGQVLDQENAGIAVESPDALIENNRLEETLFGIYLRQADRTILRNNQISSKDLAVQRRGDPIRVWYSNDVIIESNTVIRGRDVVLWYSERLTVRGNSISHGRYGLHFMYCDDALIERNSLLDNSVGAFLMYSRRMTMRHNTVARNRGPSGYGIGLKDMDDAVVQNNLFLDNRVGAYVDGSPREVDSIGQIAGNLFAYNDIGIELLPAVRHNDISDNSFVENEEQVSITGGGSLVNANNWTVGNTGNYWSDYAGYDADGDLRGDFPYQSDRLFESMTARRPELRLFLYSPATAALDFASRAFPIVKPQPKLVDTHPLLAPSIPDAPPLPKVAATGWVLTTGGLLLGALTLISLTQVKVARRQKRTRPGERSAAPTDVMMITIDHLTKRFGNLTAVNDLSVTIRSGEAVAFWGANGAGKTTALHCLLNLIPFEGAITVGGLNVARQGKAVRRLIGFVPQELTFHDDMTVRETVAFYAALKKVVVDSRTENLLERLALQPHRDKCVGDLSGGLKQRLALALALLADPPLLILDEPTANLDIRAREDFLALLLQLKHAGKTLVFSSHRLEEVTALADRVLLLEGGELVVDAPPHEIGQRIGRMATLHLYLPPDGIEAAAQLLTQHGLTVSANGRGIRVQVAPQRKGLTLRMLHEAGVIVNDFVVE